The following coding sequences lie in one Streptococcus suis genomic window:
- a CDS encoding amidase, whose amino-acid sequence MKKVVFLKILVPLISFLFLISIGVTILVGVLGAAIGGTQENCSTEIVTSTSTQSSVYSGDGSIDSFVKEHKEAYILSWKAGGFLPSASITQTMIENGFNFSNPNGTSFWQAHNMGGVKTSTKSDFPVTIATYGEDSVDLSGTKPGANVGDGTGGAYTWFSSYAAGIVGKAEFMAHQTLYTGAINNTDGIATLSAIADGGWATDTTYKTKLIDMYNTFGKKYQWLDKEAISAHGDKPYKAGASSGDSSPSDTFTSTSKDCSDSSSAVATDGTGKVPADATAWGYSPDNIPESLKQYIIDPKSLGMAYASSTGWFNPGSDSLAGQCVNLTISMGNHLWGHSGSVIGNGKDQAAAWANIFGNTVTTTPKKGAIFSTQTGGGGYGHTGIVCHVFEDGSILIVEQNTVLSGWDYFKKPYTWNYRVWSPEQQKAAITTFAYPDGKEPKLGK is encoded by the coding sequence GTGAAAAAAGTCGTATTCTTAAAAATACTGGTTCCGCTGATTTCATTCCTTTTTCTAATCAGTATAGGCGTAACGATATTAGTAGGGGTTTTAGGTGCTGCTATTGGTGGGACACAAGAAAATTGTTCAACGGAAATAGTAACATCGACCTCTACGCAGTCTTCTGTATATTCAGGTGACGGTTCCATCGATTCATTTGTTAAGGAGCACAAGGAGGCTTATATCCTCTCCTGGAAGGCAGGTGGTTTTTTGCCATCTGCCTCCATTACTCAAACGATGATTGAAAATGGATTCAATTTCTCTAATCCTAACGGCACTTCTTTCTGGCAAGCTCACAATATGGGAGGGGTAAAAACCTCTACGAAGAGTGACTTTCCAGTTACAATTGCCACCTATGGCGAAGATAGTGTGGACCTATCGGGTACTAAGCCTGGGGCCAATGTTGGAGATGGAACAGGTGGAGCTTATACCTGGTTTTCAAGTTATGCAGCAGGGATCGTCGGTAAGGCAGAGTTTATGGCCCATCAGACTCTCTATACTGGAGCGATCAATAATACAGACGGCATTGCTACTTTAAGTGCCATTGCTGATGGTGGATGGGCTACAGATACCACTTATAAGACCAAGCTGATAGATATGTATAACACCTTTGGTAAAAAGTACCAGTGGTTGGATAAAGAGGCTATCAGTGCTCATGGAGACAAGCCATACAAGGCTGGTGCTAGTTCTGGTGATAGTAGTCCGTCAGATACTTTCACAAGTACAAGCAAAGATTGTAGTGACTCTTCTTCAGCTGTCGCTACTGATGGGACAGGGAAGGTTCCAGCAGATGCAACTGCCTGGGGCTATAGTCCAGATAATATTCCAGAGAGTTTGAAGCAGTATATTATTGACCCGAAAAGTCTCGGTATGGCATACGCAAGCTCTACGGGATGGTTTAACCCAGGTAGTGATTCTTTAGCAGGTCAATGTGTCAACCTAACTATCAGCATGGGTAATCACCTCTGGGGTCATTCAGGATCTGTTATTGGAAACGGGAAAGACCAGGCTGCAGCTTGGGCTAACATCTTTGGAAATACTGTTACAACAACACCTAAAAAAGGAGCTATCTTCTCTACGCAGACTGGAGGCGGAGGATATGGCCACACAGGGATTGTCTGCCATGTGTTTGAAGATGGTTCAATCTTGATTGTAGAACAAAATACAGTGCTATCAGGTTGGGATTATTTCAAGAAGCCTTATACCTGGAACTACCGTGTATGGAGTCCAGAACAGCAAAAGGCAGCGATCACTACCTTTGCCTACCCAGATGGTAAAGAACCAAAGCTAGGAAAGTAG
- a CDS encoding virulence factor → MPELSKRRQRQLKAQGYDLAFLSRIQPQGNIDFKKDDRSWVSGDGYHTVLHFYEYPSEDLDRFWLSDLMLIPGTRSFLSLYRANNKELKEDIKDAIEEKSTRITGNSKIVDNQREMDEIKDLTQLDREISKKNIAMLGMYVRNYSSASTKEGLFKKVEDIKDKTSNFKSTILSGELDFEYHAPFIPAQYQIDLPNHRRGIPIRARDLAGGYFFNHTKLEDQRGVYMGWTPTKGAVNFNFLERDERRTRSFMIISGNPKMGQRSFLLKHTDGLYSKGNYIRNFDANGTFLDQTRQQHGIILDLSGEANRINIFQVFPTVTNEAGTEVDKKKSYNLHIQKLKSIFKLLNSEVTGDDLTTFGDMLNEFYIEEGLWARNPKLNPERLKATDLVNEEYPILSDFILYAEDYKRSLMSQSNPDEIEIKSVNRIHKTFNELLTTNAEMFEGTTEFQDISSEQVVTFDFSGLKGTPHLLNAQIFSVLSLVSADIVNNGKRCKQLIKANPSLTEMDMEHYIVNISEAQTLINPKYESSVELLADMIDSMGENFAGVVLSVNSLRGILFESGIGTHKDPYVTAVQRIFGLMQYRVFAQTDETSIPLLANALAGSMNQSELETLPRLAKGQLFMNIAGVGNLVFNQQLLTPEIQRYGGIQ, encoded by the coding sequence ATGCCAGAACTATCAAAGCGTAGACAGAGACAGTTAAAAGCCCAGGGATATGACCTGGCCTTTCTCAGTCGGATTCAACCACAAGGAAATATTGATTTCAAAAAGGATGACCGTTCCTGGGTAAGTGGAGATGGCTACCATACAGTGCTTCATTTTTATGAGTACCCCTCAGAAGACTTGGACCGTTTTTGGTTATCCGACCTCATGCTGATTCCAGGAACACGTTCTTTTCTATCGCTTTACCGTGCAAATAATAAGGAACTGAAGGAAGACATAAAAGATGCCATCGAGGAAAAGTCAACTCGTATTACAGGCAACAGCAAGATCGTTGATAACCAGCGAGAAATGGATGAAATTAAAGATTTGACTCAATTGGATAGAGAGATCTCCAAGAAGAATATTGCAATGCTTGGTATGTATGTTCGGAATTATTCTTCAGCATCGACTAAAGAAGGTCTCTTTAAGAAAGTAGAGGACATTAAAGATAAGACTTCTAACTTCAAATCAACAATTCTCTCAGGTGAATTGGATTTTGAGTACCATGCACCATTCATACCAGCACAATATCAAATAGATTTGCCTAATCATAGAAGAGGTATTCCGATTAGAGCACGTGATTTGGCAGGTGGATACTTCTTTAACCATACCAAGCTAGAAGACCAAAGGGGTGTCTATATGGGATGGACACCGACCAAGGGAGCTGTAAACTTCAATTTCCTAGAACGGGATGAACGTCGGACTCGCTCGTTTATGATTATTTCAGGGAATCCGAAGATGGGACAACGCTCCTTCCTTCTGAAGCATACAGACGGCCTCTATTCCAAAGGAAACTATATTCGTAATTTTGATGCCAATGGAACATTCCTAGATCAAACAAGGCAGCAACATGGCATCATACTTGATTTATCAGGTGAAGCCAACCGCATTAACATTTTTCAGGTGTTTCCAACAGTTACCAACGAGGCAGGGACAGAAGTTGATAAGAAGAAATCCTATAATCTTCATATTCAAAAACTCAAGAGCATTTTCAAGCTACTTAATAGTGAAGTAACAGGTGATGATCTGACGACTTTTGGCGATATGCTTAATGAATTTTACATTGAAGAAGGCTTGTGGGCCCGTAATCCTAAGCTGAATCCAGAGAGACTGAAGGCTACGGACTTGGTAAACGAAGAATATCCTATCCTATCTGATTTTATTTTGTATGCAGAGGACTATAAGCGTAGTCTGATGAGCCAAAGTAACCCTGATGAAATAGAAATTAAATCAGTCAATCGTATTCATAAGACCTTCAATGAACTGCTAACAACAAATGCTGAGATGTTTGAAGGTACAACAGAATTTCAGGACATTTCTTCGGAGCAAGTAGTCACCTTTGACTTTTCAGGATTGAAGGGGACACCGCATTTGCTCAATGCTCAGATCTTTTCGGTTCTATCTTTGGTATCAGCTGATATTGTCAATAATGGTAAACGCTGTAAGCAGCTCATCAAGGCTAATCCAAGTCTGACGGAAATGGATATGGAGCATTATATTGTGAATATCAGTGAAGCTCAAACCTTGATTAATCCCAAGTATGAAAGCAGTGTGGAATTGCTAGCTGATATGATTGATTCTATGGGAGAGAACTTTGCAGGTGTAGTGTTGTCAGTGAACTCACTGAGAGGTATCCTTTTTGAATCAGGAATCGGTACTCATAAGGATCCCTACGTGACAGCAGTCCAGCGTATCTTTGGATTGATGCAGTATCGTGTGTTTGCACAAACAGATGAGACAAGCATTCCTCTGCTTGCTAATGCTCTGGCAGGGTCTATGAATCAATCAGAGTTGGAAACACTGCCTCGATTGGCTAAGGGCCAGCTCTTTATGAACATTGCAGGAGTTGGGAACTTAGTCTTCAATCAACAATTATTAACACCAGAAATTCAACGTTATGGCGGCATTCAGTAG